The window GTTGATTGCTGTTCCTGGGCAAAGCTGTGCGATGAAGCCATAATAGTAAGGCCTGTAATTATCGCGGTAAACAAATGGGTTGGCTTTTTTTTCCTTTGCGGACTTAACAAATTGTAGATTTTCATTAGTAGTAAGTTAAAATACCAGGGAGAGAAAACTCTCCCCGGTATTATTGTAAATTAATTGTATTGATTGGGGTGTGGTTTAAACATTATGGCTTGGCTACAACCCGCACATCGTCAATTCCGTAAGTTTGATCACTTGTGGCTTTTGCCGCCGACCAGAAAAACATTTTGAAATAGTTCATGGCAGTTAAATCCGGTCCGCCGTCGCCAGTTGTCTGTCCGTCAGAGAATTTAAGTTCTAAATGATTCCAGCCATTTTTAAGCGTAGGTATAATTTTATCCATGGCCCAGCCAATAGGGTTTTTATCCGGATCGCCGGAGCTGCTAAACTGTATTTGGCCATCCAATTTCAGCAGGGAAACATCCTGAACGTAAAACCAGAATTTTAATTCGCCGCTTGCCAGCGTTTCATTGGTATTAATGGGCGCGGCAAGTGGTTTAATAAACTGCATAAAATCATTGCCGATAGTGATGTTATTTTTGATATAGCCCGTGCCTTCTTTTTGCCCCGAAGTAGCCAAAGTCGGATCGCCGGCACTTGCCCAGCCATCTTTACTATCGCAATTATCTACCACAACATCAGCCGGCGGCGGTACGGCAGCCACTCTTATATCGTCAATACCATATTGCTGATCTGCAGTTGCCTTAGCCGCGCTCCAAAAGAACATCTTGAAAAAGTTCATAGCTTTTAAATCCGGCCCACCGTCACCTGTTGTCTGCCCGTCTATAAATTTAAGTTCCAGATGGTTCCAGCCATTTTTCAGGTTTGGGATAATTTTGTCCATGGCCCAGCCAATGCGGTTTTTATCCGGATCGCCTGAACTGCTAAACTGTATCTGGCCGTCTAACTTCAATAAGGATACATCCTGAACATAAAACCAAAACTCCAACTCGCCTGTGGTGAGGCTTACTTTGGTGTTAACCGGGGCGGGTAAGGTTTTAATAAATTGCATAAAGTCGCTTCCGGCTTTAATGCTGTTTTTAATATAACCAGTTCCTTCTTTCTGCCCTGTAGTTGCTAAAGAAGCGTCGCCGGCGCTTGACCAGCCGTCCAGCTTATCGGCATTGTCAATTACAACTGATGTATCAACAACGGGCGGTTTGGTGGTATCAACCGGCGGCGGTGGTTTTAAGCCCGACGTATCCCGCGAAACATATTTTTCTTTTTGACAGCCCGCAATTATAAAGCCTGCCATGAGGATGGCGCATACCATCGTTGTTTTAATGAATTTCATTTCCTTTTTTGGTTTAAGGTTAAATTATTTAGGAACGTCTATCTGTACTATCTCTGAAAAATTTGAACTGTTGAAACTATCGCTTAAACGCACCCCGGCACGTACAAAAAATGTGCGGCCCGGTATAAGGTTGGGCACAGTTAAGGTGATTGATTTTTGAGCGGGAGTCAGGTCAATAAATTCTTTATTGATGGTTACGGCATTTAAATCCGAGAAGTCTCTGATAGAGGCTCCTGTGCCTACCAGCTTTGTTGTATTTACATAAGGCTGCACATCTTTAATAGTTGGCAACCCTGCTACAACAGGGGCGGTAATATCAAACTTTAGGGTTAAAGTTGTGCCTGTTAAACTTGTAGTAAAATTTTTGATAACTATGTATGGTGTAACAACAAAGTCGTGTTTGGTACCCTGGGCAATATTCACCGTTACGGTATCATAAACAGGCCAAAAAGCGCCACCGGTAGGCACAACCTTATATGCGCTTTTAAAAAGCTTGGTATCCTGAAAGGTTCCGTCAAACTTACTTGGAATAGTTTGCGGGGTAGTCCAGCCAATTTGCTGAAGTTTTATTGTGGTGCTACCGCCCGATGTTGGCAAATTACCACCCTCTGACGAAATTATATTGCCCTGAAATGAGGCATTAGGGCCATCATAGTTGTCGGTTTTTGTACATGCAGAACTTGCAAGTATAGTTACGCCCACCAAAATTCTGCTAATCAGTTTTTTCATCTCTTAAATTTTAAATTCTTAATAATTTGGATTGTTAGGGAGCAGGTTAGGGTTCTTTCCGATTTCGCCGCCCGGAATTCCTTCATAATAAAATTGCTTCTGGAAAGAATATTCACGGTTAAACAATTCAGGCTCGGCAAGGAAAATGTATTTGTTTTCATTAAACACATAGTACGGCATCAGGCCTTTAAAGTGAGCCCGGTCAAGCACCACATCGGCGGTGCGCCATCTTTTTAAATCCCAATAGTACTGGTTTTCAAATGCAAGCTCCATACGCCTTTCGTTGCGAACTTTATTTAAATCAATAGAGGTATAAGGTGTTGCGCCGGCCCGGTTTCTGATCAGGTTAACTGAGGTTAGGGCATCGGCGGTGTTGCCCAATTCCATGGCGGCTTCTGCACGATTCAGCAATATTTCGCCATACCGCAGGTCTATCCATGGTTGCTCGCTTCTGTTCAGGTCAACGGCCGATTGGGGTTTGTTATAGTCAACATATTTGCGCACATAAAAGCCTGTACGGGTTAGTTCATCGCCACCTGTCCATGGACCGGTAAAGCCAATTACCTGTTTACCCTGGTACAATGTTTTTGTATCGCCTGCAAGTATGTATGAACGGGAATTGGCCTGTTTAGCAACTTCGGCGGCGGCTGTTCCGCTAAACGACGGGTAAATACCCCGCTGCATATCAAACAAAAGCCCCCTCAGAGTTGCGCCCGGGAAATAAACCGTGGCTAACAATCTTGGCTCAAGGCCCTGCATCAATTGCGCACGGTTATCGAAACGTTTGGGGGTGCCATCTCCATTGGTTACCGGTAATTCTCCCCAAAGCCGTACAAAATCTAACGTTGGGTATGAACGCGATAGCGCATTGGCTGTCATATAACGCGGAGACATGGTAGCGTCCCAGCTATGGGCAGTGTGGGTAGCTATAGAATATTGTTTTATGAAAATATTCTCCGGGCTTCCACTTTTCAAAAACAGGTCGACATAGTTTTGTACTTTATCTGAATTTGCATTATAAAGTGAATAATGACCGTCGAGCAATTTAGCGGCATCATAAGCCGCCTGGAAATAAGCAGTTGCTTTATCAGCAGGGATGCCAACTAATCCTTGCGCACGGGCCGGGCCATCAACAAAGTTTACCGAACCGTACCTGGCAACGCAAGCTGCGTAAAGCATTGCCCTTGATTTTAAGGCAGCAGCAGCATATCTGTTGGCCCTGCCTGCATCACTGGTTTCGGGCATCATCTGGTAACCTAAATCAAGCTCGGTACCAATAAAATCCCATACAGCCTGTTCCTTATCGCGATGTACCTGGAGTGTTGTTACCGGCGCTCCGGGATCTTGCGGTACGGTTATAATAGGGATGCCGCCATAACGTTTGGCCAGGCCAAAATAATAGTATGCCCTTAAAAAATGGGCTTCGCCTAAAAGGGTATTAACAGTTGCCTGGCTTAACTTAGCCACATGTTTAGGCAGTTCGGCTATCAGCGTATTCACATTCCTGATATCGCCATATGGCCAGTAGCCAAAGCCACCACCAATGTCCATCCCGCCAAAGGGGCCAACTTCTTCGCCTGTAACCGAGGCCGAATTGTAAAAGTTTTCCCAGTCGTTGCCTCCGGTTTTAAATCCCTGATCTGGCCGGTATTTAAAATCTTCGATAGGCAAATTTTGATATATCGTTGCTAAAAACGACTTAACACCGGCCTCGCTGTCATATATAATATCGGGGGTAAAGATATTGGTTGGCGCAATATCCAGCCTTTGGCAGGAAGTTATCGAAACTCCCACACTGACAGTTATTGCTATAATAAATTTATGTATACTTTTCATGTGTCAATAGTTATTCGTTAATAATTAGCTTTTTAAAGGCGCTCATGAGATGCTCAGCGGTTTAAAAGGAAACGTTGGCTCCCAGGTTAAAAGTCCGGTTCATCGGGTAGGTGTAGCCTGCAAAAGCTTTGCTGAAATCGCCGTTATCTCTTGGATTGGGGCCCTGGTGCTCAGGGTCGTAATTCTTCAACCCGGTAAATGTTAGCAGGTTGTAGCTGTTTGCATATACCCTCAGTTTTCTAACGCCTATGCTTTTCAGTATAGCTGGAGATAATGAATAACCAAATTCCAGTGATTTTACGCGCAGGTAACTTGCGTTTTGTATAGCTTTAGTGCCCTGTGCCACAGGCGATCCCATTGCGGGGTAATAACCAGGCACCCATTTTGTATTGGGGTCAAAAACGTTTGCCGACGGATCTGCAGTGTGCCAGCTGTCAAGGAAACGTGTTAAGGCGCTCCTGCCATACATCAGCGGTTCTGCAAATTGTTCACCATATTGTACGTAAACACCTGCAGCACCCTGCAACAGCATATTCATATCAAAACCTTTATAGCTTAAGCCTACGGTAAAACCGTAGTTATACAGCGGAATGTCTGTGGTTGCAATAGGATGGCTGTCTTTGTCGTCAATAACTCCGTCGCCGTTCCAATCCTTATAATAATAATCACCGGGTATTGTGTTGTTATTGCCTCCGCCTGTGTTTACACCATAATTGTATATTTGACCGTAACTGGTAAACTGCCCGGCGTACTCTGGGCCCCACCAAACATTCTGATACCTGTCTGTTTGGTTCTCTTTCCAGTTTAAATACTCGTTACCTGAATTACTACGCAGAACTTTCATTTTCTTTAGGCGGGTTGTTCCTATGTTACCGGTAAGGTTTACACCTAACTGGCCAAAGGTGTTCCTGTACGACAGGTTAAAATCCAAACCCTGTACCCGGTCGCTTTCATAATTAATTTGTGGCACAGCGGCGCCCACCGTTCCAGGTAAAGCTACCGTAGGGGTGGCCGGTAACCCGGTTCTGTCATTTCTGAAAACTTCAATAGTTCCGTCCAGTTTTCCACCAAACAAGCCAAAATCAACGGCTATGTTCTTTATAGTACTTATTGGCCATGTTAAACCAGGGTTACCAAGCTTTGGCGCCGACCCATTTACCGCGCTTGCACCAAAAATGTAGCTGTTTACAGGGTAAGTGTAACCGTTAACATAATTGAATGCGTTGCCCTGCTCGTCACCAACCTTGCCGTACGAAGCCCTGAGTTTTAAATTGGAAAGGGTGTAATCTGAGACCAGTTTGCGAATAAAATCTTCTTTGGTTAAAACCCAGCCCACCGATGCTCCCGGAAAGAAACCATATTGATCGGCGCCTGGTTTATACAAACTGGTGCCATCCCGGCGAAAACTGAATTCGAGAAGATACTTTCCTTTAAAATCATAATTAAAACGCCCTATAATACTTCTGTGTGCCTGGTCCTGTAAAGCGTTGGCATCCATACCACCGTACATATTGGAATTTTGAAGGCCACCGAATAAATAATTTACCGGAATTTCGGTATCCCGGTAAGCGTTAAAGTTATCGGCAGTTTCATGGCTTTGCTCATAGGTAGCCATGGCTGTGATGTTGTGGTCTTCAAAAAAAGTATGGGCATAATTTAAAGTAACCTGGCTCAGGGTATTTAAGTGGGTATAATAAGCGCGGGTTATGCCCGATGGTGAATTTACTACACTTGGTATGTAAGTATTGTCGGCTGCTTTGTAAGTATATAAAGAGAATGTCTTTTTTATTTGATTGTAGTCGTTAACACCATAATCAATGTTAAATAAAGCTTTGGCACTCAACCCTTTGATGCCTGGTATATCATAAGTTAAGTTTAACTGGCTGGTAATACTTTTATTTCTGCTTCTTTTTGATCCTACTTTATTGGCATCGGTAATGATGGAAGGGTTCATGTTGTCGTCCATTACAGCAGGATATAATGGGTTGTCGTTAGCATAAATCTGGTGAATGGGTATCTGGTTCCAGGTATACTTATAAACGGTCCATTCGTCGGTATAAGGCTGGTTTTTTTCATCCATCCAGGCCGATGTTAGTACCTGTGCTTTTAAACCTTTTGTGATACTGGCAGTAACATTTGAGCGAAAATTATATTTATTATAATTTAAATCGCCGGTTTTAAAAACGCCATCTTGCTTTTGATAACCAAAATTGAAGAAATAGCTGATTTTGTCGTTTCCGCCATCAATATTTAAATTGTGCTGTAATTGGTTTGCTGTTTTCCTGAATACCATACCTATCCAGTCGGCCGATTTATAAGTACCATCAAGCCACGGTTTCATATCGGCATATGAATATTGTGGCGTTACATTGGATACAAAATTGTTAGCAAAATCGCGTTTAACTTTTTCATTGGTAAGCATCATGTAGTCTACAGCACCTACTCCCTGGGGCATTCCTAAAAAGGTTTGAATAGCACTGTTAACTGAATAATTGATGTTGATATTCCCGTTTTTTCCACCTTTTTTGGTCGTTATCAAAATGGCGCCGCCTGCAGCCCTTATGCCGTATATAGATGCAGCCGCGTCTTTAAGTACAGAAACACTTTCAATTTCATTTGGGTCCATCCGGCCTATGGTCGATTGATCGCCACCAATTACACCATCAATTACCACCAATGGCGAACTTGTGAAACCCCTTATATTTAAATTGTTGGCAAAAGATCCCGGCTCGGCAGTTGTTTGAACAATTCGCACTCCAGGTATTTTACCTGTTAGCATATTTATAACGCTTTCGTTTTTGGTGGTTACAATCTCTTTGCTCTGAAGTGTTGATACAGAACCGGTAATGGTGGCTCTTTTTTGTACACCATAACCTACAACTACCACTTCATCAAGCGTTTTATTAGTTGCAGTTAATGCGATGGTACCGCCTTTTATATCTTTTACAATTACCTCTTTGGTAAGGTAGCCTATATATGATACCTGCAAAACCACGTTGGTATTTGCAACATTCAGCGTAAACTTTCCTGCTATATCGGTTATAGCACCAGCTGTAGTACCTTTAATTTTTACACTTACCCCCGGAAGTGCCGACCCGTCGGTTAAATCAATGACTTTTCCGCTGATGGAAGTTTGCTGGGCTAACAAACTAAGCGGAAAAAGGAAGAGGAGTATAAGTAAGTATCTAAGTTTTTTCATATTGTCTCTCTGTTAATAGTTAAGTTTAATTGGTTTGGGTTACCGTGTTAGGGCAATAAATAGCGCGTGCAGCGGCATACTTACGGCGGGTTAGGTGCGTAATGATACATGGTGTTAATTTGGTTGGTTAATAAATCACCTGAACCTTTATGAAGGCTGGCAGGTGCTATAATTGGTTTATTTTACTGACACAAAAGAAGAGGCGATCATTAATAAAAAATAAATAATAGATTAATTTTAGCTGTAAAAACACTAAAAAGAACGCTTTTGAGATATTTTTCGCAATCGATTGCGGTTTTTGAGATTTTGACTGGCTTTTTAGTTTTAACAAAGCCTTGCCATGAATTGATCGGGCTGTTTTACTAAACGAATATTGCCCAGTGAATTATAGGGCAATCAATTCTGCAGGTCTTGATGAGATCAATACGAAGGGGAGAAGGCTTTCTGTGATGAGAATGTAGGTAGTGTCACATCTATGATGAATTGCCTGATAGTCTTAAGCAAAAAAGAAAAAAATCAACTTTAGACTTACGACTTACTACTATTGACTAACACCGGTAGGGGCAAACTAAATAATCTGCCTTGCTTTTTTTGCTACAATATCCTCCAAAATTATATCGGCGTGCACCCGTGAGTTTTCTATGAACCAAAGGTGGGTGTCTAAGCCGCCGCAAACCACACCAGCTAGGTATAAACCAGGCATGTTGGTTTCCATAGTTTCGGGGTTGTATTGGGGAATGAATTTATCTTCGGACAGTATAATGCCCAGTTTTTTCAGGAAATCGAAATTGGGTTTATAGCCGGTCATGGCCATTACAAAATCGTTGGGGATTGTAATTAATCCATCTGGTGTTTTGATATCAACCTCATGTTCGCGGATGGCTTCAAGATTGGAGTTAAAATAAGCTTTGATGCTGCCTTCTTTTATTCGGTTAATGATGTCTGGCCGTACCCAGTATTTAACCCTGCTGCTAATCTCGGCTCCACGCACCACAAGGGTAACATCGGCGCCCTTGCGGTAAGTTTCCAGGGCCACATCAATGGCCGAGTTGCTGGAGCCAACCACCACTACATTTTGCGAGGTATAATAATGCGGGTCCTGGTAATAGTGTTTTACTTTGGGAAGGTCTTCGCCGGGGATATTTAAATTAACCGCTATGTCATAAAAGCCGGTAGATACGATAACCCTTTTTGCCCGGTATATTGTTTTGCTTGTTGTTATAATGTAGGCATCGTCTTCGGCTTTTACATTGGTTACCTCCTCAAATAAATGAAGCGGAAGATTGTTGGATAGTGCAACCCTGCGGTAATATTCCAAAGCATCATTACGGGTGGGTTTGTTATGAACGGTTACAAAAGGTACGCCGCCAATTTCTAATTTCTCTGAAGTTGAGAAAAAAGTCATCGTAGAAGGGTAATTATATAACGAGTTTACCAGGCAGCCTTTTTCGACAATTATAAAACTTAAACCTGCCTTTTGGGCCGCCAGTCCGCAAGCTAAACCTATGGGGCCGCCGCCTATAATGAGTATATCGAGCATGCCGCTAAGATAGGCAGTTTTTAAGAGAGAATTGTGGGGTGATTTTGGATTTCGGAATTCGAATTTTCGATTTCGGATTTTTTTGATATCCCTTTGGGGATTGCTTTTGCCAGGAAAAATATAGGCACAAAAAAAAGGGTAAGCTACTTTTATCGCGCCGCTCAACTCTCTACCCTTGCTGCGTTCCCACCCTGGGGGAGTTCAAGAGGAGCTGGCCGTAAAAGACTTACCCCGGGGCAAATATAGAAAAAGGATGCGTATCAGGTTAATAAATTGTTAAAAAAGGCTTACCCGCTGATAGCTAAAGGAATAGATTTTTATTTGTTGTCCGTTCCTTGTTACAGGGGCCATAAACCCCAGCTCTTTGCCGACCTTGAATGCGAGAAAACTGCGTATTTTAAAAACTTACAGCGTTTTTTGACGGGCAGAAATAGAAAAGGCGGTTATTTAACCGCCCCTTTATTTTTTACTTTGTCAATATCAATTCAAGATCTTTTTTAATTAGGTCAGCGTTTTTGGGTTTTATCTCGTAATCGAAATTAGCGGCACCATCAGTCGCAATCCGGATAATTGATACTGATTTTGTTTTCAATGTTTCGATATCATCTTTTTCCAGTTTATAATAAACCAGATTAATAACGCGGTCGGCCTGCGAGCCATAAGTAACATGGGCATCACCACCGGCATCTGGTTTTAAGTCGAGTACGCTGTTATCAGTAAACTTAATATTGGTAATGTTGGCCGGCCCGACAGACCATACCCGCGGGCCGTTCATATTATCTATCCTGAAACATAGCACGTAACTCGTTCCTATTTTTTCGGCATAAACGTATAATAACCTGCCTGTTGCAAACCCCAACTGTGTGTAAATTCTTTCGTCGGATGTTTTCCATGTGGTATCACCTTTGATCTTATCGATCTCTGGTTTTTCTAATTTTTGGGCATTTGCAGAAATCGCAATGCCGGCGGCTAAAATAGCCGAGAGGTAAATTTTTTTCATTGTGAAATTTTTAGGGTTAAGTAATAATTAATAAAAGGTTATAGGTTTAAAGCCACAGGGTTTCATTTTAAGGTTTAGGTTTTTTATTTAATATCAAGTTTTTATGCCACGGCCAGTTTTCTGTCAAAAGGGATTTTTTTATATACTTTATAGCTATCAAATTTTGTGTCGACTTCTTTTTCCAACACGGTTATACCATCTGCTAAAAACTCATCTTTGTATTCAATTTTTACAAAATGCGGCCATAGCATATTAAATGCTTCTACCGGTATTTTACGCGCAATGGTAATGTGTGGATGGAGCTTTTTTATCATCAGCAAATCCTTAATGGCGGTAAACCAATCGGATGTTTCTTTATCCAGTTCTATTTCGGCATAAATGGTACGGAAAGCTGGCCCGTGCGAGAAAAAGTTAAACCCGGTGATCCTGATGTTATGTACAATTATAGTGCGCCTGATTATAAAATCGACCATATCATAAAAAGGGCCGATAAGTTTGGGTTTTTGTGAGCCGGGATCTACTTCATCGCTGTTAATATCCAAAGTAATATGCGCACGCGAATTCATCCCCTGGAAATTACCTATGCGGTTAAAACACGCCTTTTTAAAAGCATTTATCTTTTGATCAATACGATCTGGCGGAGACAATACAGTCAGATAATATTTAAGGCTCATATCCAAATTAAAAAAGGCTGATTTGTTTATTAACGGCAGTTGTGTTTTTTACATGCCGCATTAAATAATCCTGGTAAACGCTGTTTAATGAATCGGCCGAACCTTTAAACTCAAATTCGCGATACACAGACGTGCCGGAGTTAACCAGGTTTTTTAAAATGGTAAATTTTGATACCACAAACCTTTTTTTTAACTCTTTCCTTTGAAAATAGGGCCAAAGTAAATTAAACTGTTCAGGGGTAAGTCCGCGTGCTATGGTAATGTGTGGTGTTCCGCTGCCTTTGCCTACTATATCCCACAATAATTTAAGCCAGTAGGTATTATGGTCACTTATCTTCAGCTTGGCGTAAATGGTTTTGTTATAGCCGTTGTTTTCGTTAAAGCAATCAAAGCCATCTATCTCAAAAACAACTGCCGGTAAAGCCGTTAACCTGCGCTCAAACATCGAAAAGCCATGGTCATGCACATGAATAGGGTGCTTTGGATAATTGTTGGTAGTTATATGGGGCTTCGACCCCATGCCGGGGTAATCGCCGATTACCCGCCGGGCTTCATTTTTCAATTTAACAATCTCGGTATTAACATGATCGGGCAAGGACAATACGAAGTGAAAAAATGGCGAATTCATATAATTGCTGATTAAATTGTTTCAAATAAACTGGTCTGATCCTGGCCGGCCATTTCAATCCGGCCGGCCTCAATGTTTTCGGTACCAATAAAGCCTTGCTCATTTTTAAATTCAAAGGCTTTAAAAAACTCCCATTTGGCATATGGGTCAAACGTATCTCGTTTAACTATGGTAAGCGCGTTTATCCAGAATGGCTCAACCAGTTTTTTATGCCTGAAATGAGGCCACAGAATATTAAAATCCTTTTCTGCTATATTCCTGGTAATAGTTATATGCGGCGTAAGTGCTTTTTTTATTTTTAGTTTTTTCTTTAGCTGGCTAAACCAATCATCAACTGCCGGTGTCGACCGTATAGCGGCATAAATGGTGAATTTACCGTGCAGATGGGGGAAGTTGCCAAAACCATCAATATGCAGCAATACCGGCGGCAAGCTTCTCAATTCTGTTTCTAAGAATTCAATGTTCCTATCGGTCATGAACGGTTTCTGACGTTCCTTATGCTGGATAGAAATATGAGCAGGCGAGTTCATGCTTTGATAATCTCCAATGAGCCTTGCCGATGCTTTTTTATAGCGTGCAATTTCGGCCCTGATTATCTCTGGTGGCGAAAGCAGCATTAAATGATCTTCGTACATCCTCATATTCTAAATTTCTGTGAATCAAAAATACTAATATAATTAGCAAAATACCAAATTAATTAGCAAATTTGTTTCATGGATCAAAAACGACATATCGTACACATCGATCTCGATTCTTTTTTTGTGTCGGTAGAGCGTAAGTTTAACCCGGCGCTTATTGGTATTCCTGTGCTTATTGGTGGTTCGGCTGATAGGGGTGTAGTTGCATCCTGTAGTTATGAGGCCCGTAAATTCGGTATTCACTCGGCCATGCCAATGAAACAGGCCATGAAGCTTTGCCCGCATGCCACTATAGTACGCGGTTCCCATGGCCGCTATTCCGAGGCATCCAAAGAGGTTACGGATATTATCCAGGACTCGGTGCCGCTATTTCAGAAATCGTCGGTTGATGAGTTTTACATCGACCTTACTGGTATGGATAGATTTTATGATTGCTACCAGGTTGCATCAAACCTTAGGCAACGTATTATTAAAGAAACGGGCCTGCCTATTTCATTCGGTATGGCATCGGGCAAAACGGTGGCTAAAATGGCTACCAACGCCTCAAAACCAAACGGGCAGCTGTTTATTAAGCACGGCGAAGAGTTAAAATTCCTGGCGCCATTGTCTATCAACAAAATTCCTGGCCTTGGTGAAAGCACAGCTCAAAAGCTTTATCAATACGGTATTGAAAAAATTGGCGACCTGCAACGCGCCAACCTTAAGTTTTTAGAAACTGTTTTTGGCAAAGCAGGGATTTTCCTTTGGGAAAAAGCGCATGGGATAGATCATAGTGAGATCATCCCACATTCCGACCGTAAATCTATTTCGACAGAACATACATTCGATATCAATGTAAATGACCATCGAACGATTGAAACGATATTGGTTTCAATGACCGAAGAGCTGTCATCCAAACTTAGGCGAGAGAATAAACTGGCATCGTGCCTGGCTATAAAAATAAGGTATGCCAATTTTGAAACCCATACCCAGCAACAAAAAATAGCCCTTACAGCGGCAGAGCATGTCCTGTTGCCGGGTGTTAAAAACCTCTTGAAAAAAACCTGGAACCAGCACCGGCCCATCCGGCTGATAGGGGTAAGGCTGAGTAACCTGGCCAGCGGCCGGTACCAGATTAATCTTTTTGAAGATAATGAGGAACGCATTCGCCTGTACCAGGCCATGGATAACATCAACTTTAAAT is drawn from Mucilaginibacter ginsenosidivorax and contains these coding sequences:
- a CDS encoding 2'-5' RNA ligase family protein, translated to MRMYEDHLMLLSPPEIIRAEIARYKKASARLIGDYQSMNSPAHISIQHKERQKPFMTDRNIEFLETELRSLPPVLLHIDGFGNFPHLHGKFTIYAAIRSTPAVDDWFSQLKKKLKIKKALTPHITITRNIAEKDFNILWPHFRHKKLVEPFWINALTIVKRDTFDPYAKWEFFKAFEFKNEQGFIGTENIEAGRIEMAGQDQTSLFETI
- a CDS encoding 2'-5' RNA ligase family protein, which gives rise to MNSPFFHFVLSLPDHVNTEIVKLKNEARRVIGDYPGMGSKPHITTNNYPKHPIHVHDHGFSMFERRLTALPAVVFEIDGFDCFNENNGYNKTIYAKLKISDHNTYWLKLLWDIVGKGSGTPHITIARGLTPEQFNLLWPYFQRKELKKRFVVSKFTILKNLVNSGTSVYREFEFKGSADSLNSVYQDYLMRHVKNTTAVNKQISLF
- a CDS encoding RagB/SusD family nutrient uptake outer membrane protein, giving the protein MKSIHKFIIAITVSVGVSITSCQRLDIAPTNIFTPDIIYDSEAGVKSFLATIYQNLPIEDFKYRPDQGFKTGGNDWENFYNSASVTGEEVGPFGGMDIGGGFGYWPYGDIRNVNTLIAELPKHVAKLSQATVNTLLGEAHFLRAYYYFGLAKRYGGIPIITVPQDPGAPVTTLQVHRDKEQAVWDFIGTELDLGYQMMPETSDAGRANRYAAAALKSRAMLYAACVARYGSVNFVDGPARAQGLVGIPADKATAYFQAAYDAAKLLDGHYSLYNANSDKVQNYVDLFLKSGSPENIFIKQYSIATHTAHSWDATMSPRYMTANALSRSYPTLDFVRLWGELPVTNGDGTPKRFDNRAQLMQGLEPRLLATVYFPGATLRGLLFDMQRGIYPSFSGTAAAEVAKQANSRSYILAGDTKTLYQGKQVIGFTGPWTGGDELTRTGFYVRKYVDYNKPQSAVDLNRSEQPWIDLRYGEILLNRAEAAMELGNTADALTSVNLIRNRAGATPYTSIDLNKVRNERRMELAFENQYYWDLKRWRTADVVLDRAHFKGLMPYYVFNENKYIFLAEPELFNREYSFQKQFYYEGIPGGEIGKNPNLLPNNPNY
- a CDS encoding 2'-5' RNA ligase family protein; this encodes MSLKYYLTVLSPPDRIDQKINAFKKACFNRIGNFQGMNSRAHITLDINSDEVDPGSQKPKLIGPFYDMVDFIIRRTIIVHNIRITGFNFFSHGPAFRTIYAEIELDKETSDWFTAIKDLLMIKKLHPHITIARKIPVEAFNMLWPHFVKIEYKDEFLADGITVLEKEVDTKFDSYKVYKKIPFDRKLAVA
- a CDS encoding DUF3823 domain-containing protein; translation: MKKLISRILVGVTILASSACTKTDNYDGPNASFQGNIISSEGGNLPTSGGSTTIKLQQIGWTTPQTIPSKFDGTFQDTKLFKSAYKVVPTGGAFWPVYDTVTVNIAQGTKHDFVVTPYIVIKNFTTSLTGTTLTLKFDITAPVVAGLPTIKDVQPYVNTTKLVGTGASIRDFSDLNAVTINKEFIDLTPAQKSITLTVPNLIPGRTFFVRAGVRLSDSFNSSNFSEIVQIDVPK
- a CDS encoding YpdA family putative bacillithiol disulfide reductase — its product is MLDILIIGGGPIGLACGLAAQKAGLSFIIVEKGCLVNSLYNYPSTMTFFSTSEKLEIGGVPFVTVHNKPTRNDALEYYRRVALSNNLPLHLFEEVTNVKAEDDAYIITTSKTIYRAKRVIVSTGFYDIAVNLNIPGEDLPKVKHYYQDPHYYTSQNVVVVGSSNSAIDVALETYRKGADVTLVVRGAEISSRVKYWVRPDIINRIKEGSIKAYFNSNLEAIREHEVDIKTPDGLITIPNDFVMAMTGYKPNFDFLKKLGIILSEDKFIPQYNPETMETNMPGLYLAGVVCGGLDTHLWFIENSRVHADIILEDIVAKKARQII
- a CDS encoding SusC/RagA family TonB-linked outer membrane protein, giving the protein MKKLRYLLILLFLFPLSLLAQQTSISGKVIDLTDGSALPGVSVKIKGTTAGAITDIAGKFTLNVANTNVVLQVSYIGYLTKEVIVKDIKGGTIALTATNKTLDEVVVVGYGVQKRATITGSVSTLQSKEIVTTKNESVINMLTGKIPGVRIVQTTAEPGSFANNLNIRGFTSSPLVVIDGVIGGDQSTIGRMDPNEIESVSVLKDAAASIYGIRAAGGAILITTKKGGKNGNININYSVNSAIQTFLGMPQGVGAVDYMMLTNEKVKRDFANNFVSNVTPQYSYADMKPWLDGTYKSADWIGMVFRKTANQLQHNLNIDGGNDKISYFFNFGYQKQDGVFKTGDLNYNKYNFRSNVTASITKGLKAQVLTSAWMDEKNQPYTDEWTVYKYTWNQIPIHQIYANDNPLYPAVMDDNMNPSIITDANKVGSKRSRNKSITSQLNLTYDIPGIKGLSAKALFNIDYGVNDYNQIKKTFSLYTYKAADNTYIPSVVNSPSGITRAYYTHLNTLSQVTLNYAHTFFEDHNITAMATYEQSHETADNFNAYRDTEIPVNYLFGGLQNSNMYGGMDANALQDQAHRSIIGRFNYDFKGKYLLEFSFRRDGTSLYKPGADQYGFFPGASVGWVLTKEDFIRKLVSDYTLSNLKLRASYGKVGDEQGNAFNYVNGYTYPVNSYIFGASAVNGSAPKLGNPGLTWPISTIKNIAVDFGLFGGKLDGTIEVFRNDRTGLPATPTVALPGTVGAAVPQINYESDRVQGLDFNLSYRNTFGQLGVNLTGNIGTTRLKKMKVLRSNSGNEYLNWKENQTDRYQNVWWGPEYAGQFTSYGQIYNYGVNTGGGNNNTIPGDYYYKDWNGDGVIDDKDSHPIATTDIPLYNYGFTVGLSYKGFDMNMLLQGAAGVYVQYGEQFAEPLMYGRSALTRFLDSWHTADPSANVFDPNTKWVPGYYPAMGSPVAQGTKAIQNASYLRVKSLEFGYSLSPAILKSIGVRKLRVYANSYNLLTFTGLKNYDPEHQGPNPRDNGDFSKAFAGYTYPMNRTFNLGANVSF